In Capsicum annuum cultivar UCD-10X-F1 chromosome 7, UCD10Xv1.1, whole genome shotgun sequence, one genomic interval encodes:
- the LOC107877997 gene encoding isoamylase 1, chloroplastic-like isoform X2, which produces MPRSDSYKATVSRGEYGVLGPEDDCWPPMAGMVPSAPDQFDWEGDTTEGVSSTCLFYCLIFVISVYWEGDLPLKFLQRDLVIYEMHVRGFTNHESSGTKCPGTYLRIVEKLDHLKVNAWLL; this is translated from the exons ATGCCAAGGTCAGATAGTTATAAA GCTACAGTAAGCAGAGGAGAATATGGTGTATTAGGGCCAGAGGATGATTGTTGGCCCCCAATGGCTGGTATGGTACCTTCTGCTCCTGATCAG TTTGATTGGGAAGGAGATACCACTGAAGGTGTTAGTTCAACATGTCTGTTTTACTGTTTGATTTTCGTTATTTCAGTTTATTGGGAAGGAGATCTACCGCTGAAGTTTCTACAGAGAGATCTTGTAATCTATGAAATGCATGTTCGTGGATTTACAAATCATGAGTCGAGCGGAACAAAATGTCCTGGTACTTATCTTCGTATTGTGGAGAAACTTGATCACTTAAAGGTGAATGCTTGGTTGTTATAA
- the LOC107877997 gene encoding isoamylase 1, chloroplastic-like isoform X1 gives MLYGYNFDGKFCPEGGHYFDSSQIVLDPYAKATVSRGEYGVLGPEDDCWPPMAGMVPSAPDQFDWEGDTTEGVSSTCLFYCLIFVISVYWEGDLPLKFLQRDLVIYEMHVRGFTNHESSGTKCPGTYLRIVEKLDHLKVNAWLL, from the exons ATGCTTTATGGCTACAACTTTGATGGAAAGTTCTGTCCTGAAGGAGGACACTACTTTGACTCTTCACAGATAGTGTTGGATCCTTATGCCAAG GCTACAGTAAGCAGAGGAGAATATGGTGTATTAGGGCCAGAGGATGATTGTTGGCCCCCAATGGCTGGTATGGTACCTTCTGCTCCTGATCAG TTTGATTGGGAAGGAGATACCACTGAAGGTGTTAGTTCAACATGTCTGTTTTACTGTTTGATTTTCGTTATTTCAGTTTATTGGGAAGGAGATCTACCGCTGAAGTTTCTACAGAGAGATCTTGTAATCTATGAAATGCATGTTCGTGGATTTACAAATCATGAGTCGAGCGGAACAAAATGTCCTGGTACTTATCTTCGTATTGTGGAGAAACTTGATCACTTAAAGGTGAATGCTTGGTTGTTATAA